The DNA window accgcgatgaagagtggcccccgcttgctgcaactagagaaagccctcgcacagaaacgaagacccaacacagccaaaaataaatataaataaataaataaataaaagcgtggtaaaaggaaaaaaaaaaaaaaagactccacactcctaatgcagggggcccaggtgcgatccctggtcagggaactagatcccacatgcatgccgcaactgagttcacatgccgcaactaaggagcccaccggctgcaactaagacccggtgcaaccaaataaataaataaatattttttaaaaaaagaaagcaaagacctTTGTTGTCACAGGTGGTAAGAATGGTGTACTGCAGTGTCTCCAGTTTCTCATGAGAACATGAAATGCCTCCAGTCAAAGACCCACTAATCTGTGACACCAGGCAGGTACTACAGGAATTGGACTTTTCCAGCACTAACAAAACAACGAAGGTTGGGAAGACAAAGGCCCCTTATGGACTGGGACCCCTTATGATAAATTCCCCTGAGAGCTGGCACAGTTGGAAAAGAGAAGCCAGTTGCAAGGCTAGGTTGTTACCTGGGTTTCTGACCAACAGGCTACAGCTGCTCAGAATCCCAGTCTATTTGATTGACTGACTGCCAAATGCACGCTGTTACATGCACCTTCCTGATGGTGGAGACCAGAGAGAATATTCTCACTGGTCATAAAGCTAAGCTCTTAAGACATAGAACAAGACAAACGACACAACAGACAGAGACAAGGAAAAACAGTGACCATCTCTGGGAGGAAAAGGATCAATAAAAACTGAGAGTACGCATGTACCAAATTTTTACCAGAGTTGTTGTGCCCAAGGGACTTGTtccacaaacattttctcctgctaatctaaatttagaaagagaggaaaaggactcTCACCACTTTTGATTTCACTGGACCCTGCAGACAGAGATCTGGGCGGCTGACATGGTGAGAAATTTTACCTTCTGCTGGCTTTTATCAGACGTCCCAGGATCTCATGTGTAGCAGTTTTGGGAGAAAGTTTCCAGCCAGTGAAGATTAGCCTGACTACACCAACTGTTGGGAAGGGGGAAATCTCCCCCCTACCCTTCTTgagttcttttggctggtctaataattaaattgacacaagatagattaacaggagaaaaaaaaaacaaatgtaattaCTACATATGGGGGCTCCATAAGAATAGGAGGCCCAAAACCAAGTTAGGCAATTGAGGCTTATATGCCATCTGAGAAAGAGAAGgggttaggagtttgggacttcaaagggaaagaaaacaatttataggaaaatgggaaatgtctggtaaacaaatgtttgctgggccatgcgAAGACAGTGGGACACAAAGAGAACTTGGGTCTCCAGGCCCTGCAAAGTTGCCGCTACCACACTGAGCCCATATTCTGTGTAGACATCTCTGGCGATAgtgctcttcctggaccaggccctttatctaaatttCTCTAGGCAGTTAAGggagttaaaaagaaagacatcCTGAGTCTTTTGTTTCTTacaaataatcagcctaaaataatcctcatgccaaagagatacAGTTTAGGGTGGCAAATTTTACTCCCCTACAAATACATAAAGCCCACTAAGCAGCATAATTTCAGATGGGTGTTTCAGGATAAAGTTAGTAAGTTTCTAGTAATAAGCTTGAGAGCATGTTTAGTAGAACTTGCTATAAAAATGGTAGAAAAGCACAGAGATTCACCAAAATCTAGGTAGGTGTCTTATTATAAGTTCATGTGTccccaaaatactttaaaaaacccaatttcagaaatattaagtataatattagTATTTCTTTTAGAGTGTGGTCAGTAGCTAGTAGGTTCTTtcctaataaatttttatttatttatcaaaaatggCCACGCAAAGGCAAATGACAAAATGATTTATGTTTTAGCTATTGTTCTTCCTGTTCTAAAAGAATACACCCAAGGATTTCGTAACAGTTTACCAGGCTTTCTGTGTTAAGTATAATGAAGCAAACATGTGCACAGAAGTCTCAGAGCTACAAATAACATATGAATTGGGATTTTATACAAAAGTTCAAACTGAAACTCTTATCAATCTATTGGTCACATATAAGAAATCTGCTCCTTTATTTCTATAACTTTAGAATCCCAATTATCCAGATACCATATAGCAAAATAGTATCTGTGCTATGCCTCAAGCataataggtacttaataaatacttgtctGATATATCAAAACCTTTTCCTTGATCTTATCCCATAACATAACAGTCTGACTAGCTCATGCAGCCATTTACCAGGACTCAGGAAAAGCAGAAGCCTCAACAACGCATTTAACACCTTGCTCACTGGTCATCCACACCTCAGTCTCTATTTGTGATAAGAAGGGAAGCATAGAGACCCTAAGAAAATCAGGCCTAGAGAACTGGGGATGTTTTGAGACACAGGGAGCGCTCTTAAAAAGTTCTTGATTTTCAGGCCCAATGCTCAGTGTTGTCAGCTCTTAGGAGCAACTATGAAGCTTCCCTGAagaacttagaaataaaattgccCTCTTTGAACTACCTCTGAGATGAGCATTTAAATGAATTACAGTAGAAACACGCAAAGTCACTTTAAAGCTGACAAACAGACAATGCTTGGATGGGTATTGTCAGTGGAAGTGAAAACTCAAGCCAAGTTTCTAGAGACAGTAACAAGGCAGTCTTGAAGGAAGATGCCCAGGAAACACACCCCTCTGTATTGCTTCAGGCCCTGGGGAGCCATTTTTCCCATTTCTGTAACAGCCCTAATCTTATCTTACCTGATGCTCTAGGTAAAGCATTCATGTAACTCCCCAAATTCTGATTTACCCTCATAATTAATGCTTCAGTTTCCCACACGTCTGCCTGGAGAAGGGAAGAATTTGCTGGCCACACGATGCAGGTTTTACTTTGCATCTGTAAATTGGCATCCATTTTCATACATTGGTCTTAACGAACTTGGTTTCTGTGAGTCTGAGTCACCCCAAGAGATGGATGTGCTCTCCATTTGCTGATGAAATCGGTTTCTGAGCCTGCAATGCTGCAAATCAAACTCTGGACTACAATACATTCTCCCAAGTAACTCAACCTCCTGAGGCCTCTTGGGAAGCAGCCAAACGACTCTCCAGACAACACCTCTCTCCACTGATGAGAGGCCAAGTGAACTATttccctcatttaaaaatttctacacTTGGAATTAATATTACAGTTTTTACTTAAGAAAAccagcttagggcttccctggtggcgcagtggttgagaatctgcctgccaatgcaggggacacgggttcgagccctggtctgggaagatcccacgtgctgcggagcaactaggcctgtgagccacaactactgagcctgcgcatctggagcctgtgctccgcaacgagaggccgcgacagtgagaggcccgcgcaccgcgatgaagagtggcccccgctcgccgcaactagagaaagccctcgcacagaaacgaagacccaatacagccaaaaataaatataaaaataaattaaaaaaaaaagaaaaccagcttAAATACAGTAAAAACAGTTTCAAGTGAGTCTTAGGTAGCTATCAGACACTCTGCTTGAGCAACTAATAAACATGctagctaaaaaaaataaaaggtatgaattttttcaaagaaagagcTTCACTTTAaacaaaatgggggaggggagttcttagagataaaaagaaatttagacaTACTCACCAAATGCAATGGGCGACACCTTGTTTAGTTCCTGTTACAAactatggtaggcagaataacagCCCccaaaagatgtccatgtcctaatcctcagaacctgtgaatgttaccttacatggtaaaagagactttgctgatgtgattaagttaaggaccttgaaaTGGGGAGAGTATCCTGGCCTCTCCAGGTGGGTCCAATATAATCACATaggtccttaaaagcagagaacctttCCCAGCTGGGGGTTAGGGGGAGCTATGACTATGGAATAAGCATCAGAGAGATGCAACATTACTAGCTTTGAAGATGCAAGGGGACCATGAGTCAAGGAatgcagcctctagaagctggaaaaggcaagtaaACAGATTCTCTTCTAAAACATCCAGAAAGGAACATAGCTATATTGGTACTtcgattttagcccagtgaagaCCGTGTCAAACTTCTGACCTAAAAAGCTGGAAAGAATGAATTTGTGTTGTCACTATATTTGcagtaacttgttacagcagcagtagaaaactaatacacaaaCTCAAAGATATTTTGAGACAAATCAGGAGATTTAAACAGGGATTAGGTATTAGATGGAATATTGAGGAATTAAGGTTAATTTTTGCTAGGGTATGGTAGTAGTATTTGGGCTTTTTTATCCTTGTAGAGATACATACTGTAGtatttatagatgaaatgatACAGTGgtatctgggatttgctttaaaataatactgCCCCTCCCAGCAGGTAAAATTCTAAATTAGCGAAAGGCTGGTTAACTGTTGAAGCTGGGGGCTCAATATACTATTTTACTATTGTATATACTTGAGATTTTTcatagtaagttaaaaaaaaaagtaaattaatttagtAGAGTACACCTGAATGCTATAGATCAGCACTATCCAAAATTTTCTATAATAGAAATGTATTGGTACTGTTCAGTGCAGGAGCCACTAGCCACAGGGCTATTGAgaacttgaaatgtagctagtgtAACTgaggaattttaatttcattttaattggctaaatttaaatagccccacatggctagtggctaccatattacaTAGTGCAGCTCTAGATATTGGAAAAGAGCCATGCTGCCTTACTGTTAGAATTCAGTTAATAAGTAAGCTCATGAATCGAGTCAGTGTACACCTGTTATTTCTATCTGCCcagcttctctttccctttcttgctAATAGTAGTATCCAGCTCTCAGCCCCACTCCAAGCCCTTCTTCACCAAAGAGGTGGGGCATGGGATCCAGGCTACAGTACAACTTCTTCCTGGCCCAAGAATAATGACCAGAGCCAGGACAACCACACTCCTTGCTTGGAATCTTCTGTATTAGGAAGTAAAGTAACTCCCTTGATCAGGAGTTGGATGGATGGAACCCTAGAACTGCTAGCCATCATGTTCCCTTGACACATGATGAGACTCCTAAGAGAGTAAAACCAAAATTAGGATAAAGATGAGCAGAGTCTTGATTCTCTTCAAGTTCTTAGATCCAGTCAACTGTGGAGTCAACTccatcctttctttcccttctttcagtTGGAGAAgccaaaaaattctttttttttttgcttatgctATTTTTGAGTAAGTTCTAACAATTccaactttaaaaagttttaatacaAAGTCCCATAAAAAACTTCTTAATGCCAGGGTCATTAGCAAAATAGTAAGACTAATGGCACTGCTATaagctgaactgtgtccccctaaCCCCCATCTGACTATATTGGAGAAAGGATTTTTAAGGTGGtgctaaggttaaatgaggtcataagggtggaacCCTTATCACACAGAACTGGTGGCCGTATAAGAGGGAGAAACAACAGAGGTCTCTctcagccatgtgaggacacagtgagaaggcagctatcTGCAATCCAGGAAGaatcctcaccagaacctgaccatgttGGCACCTTATCCCAGGcctccagtctccagaactgtgaaaaaataaatttccattttttaagacacccagtctgacattttgttatggcagcccaagctgactaatacaggcaCCCAGTATAACTCGCCTAATGGCAGTTACTACCAGGTCCTTCTTCAGGGTGAAGTGGACCCTGACTAGCAAAAACAGTGATATTCATTTTTTGTTATTCCACTCTCAGTCTTGATTTCAGTTTAGACTAAAGTTGCTTTTTAActggtttttactttttcaaataaaaagatcACCCCAGCTATCTTGAATCTCATTACCAATTCAGAAGCATTACAagaataatatggaaaaaaagtttttagtgACATTAAGCAGCTAGAATTACATGGGGGAGAAAAGCTGATAAATCACATAGTCAAATTTGATAAATCACACAGTCAAATTCAAgtattaatctttttaatttttcatacttTATTCCTTATATTGATAGGTTAAGTAAAATTTTCCTAAGTACTGATTCATAGATAATGTTTATAAGCGGCACACAAAACATTCAGTTTCACAAACAGTAATATCCAATGATCCccttaaatgcaattttaaatccTTACTTTACGCTAAGTGCAAGAATAATACAGTAAGCTAAATACACACAAAACCTGTATATGCTGAACTACAAAAGTGGTTTCCATAGCCACACATGGTCTTAGTCAAGTACACGTTTCCACAATGAACAAGTACTAACAAATATGTTAATAAAACACTACCCCAAATGCTTATCCTACCATCAGCTTTTTCAGCAATGCCATTCCTGCTACTGAAAACACTTATATTTAGAAGCTTTAATTTGACCTGGGGAAATGAGTTCTCTTAAAACCTGACAAACAGTATAAGCCCCaaagattttaaatcaaataGGTCTTCCAACACAGAAGCATTCATAGGAAACTTttagtttctcaaaaaataaaaaaattaaaatcaaaaaaatCACTCATTATCTAAAGAAGAGtattaaaacaaattatcttAAGACAAACACTCTTTAAAAAGGctgtattttctatctttttctccttaaaagaaacacaaaccaGTTCACTATCTTTTAATAACTTAGACTACTGTAATCTAAAAACTTTAGAAACATGAAACACATGTCTTAGCTATCAAAGGTACcatttagatttcacatattaaACAGCCACAGTACAGCCTACAATGGCAAAAAATCAGAAGGAACTGAATGGTTTGCAAGGTACTTTGACGTACATGTGGTCATTAAAATCCAGTAAGTAATTCAAAGTATGGTAATATAATGGCAGGCAATTAAAGGCTCAAATATCACTCTAAAAttgaagacatgaaaataaagactgaaaactttGTGGTTCTCTATCTTTCATTGACATGGCTAGATATCAGAACCTTACtgtggaaaatatagttattaaatatGGTTTCCCCAGAAAATAATGAAGCTTCAGAAAGTACAAAAGGTGTCAAGATCCATAGTTTGcttcatcaaatgcttttctaGCTCGTTTCAATTCTTCATTCATAGTAAGCAAGTCTTTAACCCTAGCAAACTTTCTTGGGTCCTTTCGAATCAAGAAGACGATATCTTCAACTTGTACCCGACCCTGTCTTCCAATTGACATTGCCTTGTGAGTCTATTACAAAGAAACATATtcaattcaattaatttttttaaaatccaacattttattcttttaacttgTGCCTATTTAATGCTGGTGAGTTTGAAACTTTCTCTTCTAATTAATATAGCTATTCACTTATTAATTGTCTTTCTACTAATGTCCTTTGTCCACTTTCTACCGTTATTAGCAATGTTTCAATGCTTTATAGACATATTTTAATACTAAGGACATTAAAactatcaaattcattgatttaaaaaaaattttttttttatatctttattggagtgtaattgctttacaatgttgtgtcagtttctgctgtataacaaagtgaatcagctatacgtatacatatatccccatatcctctccctcttgcgtctccctcccaccctccctatcccacccctctaggtggtcacaaagcactgagctgatctccctgtgtcatgcagctgcttcccactagctatctattttacatttggtagtgtatatatgtcaatgctactctctcacttcgtcccagcttacccttccctgcccctcccgtgtcctcaaatccattctctacgtctgcgtctttattcctgtcctgcccctaggttcatcagaacctttttttttttttagattccatatatatgtgttagcatatggtatttgtttttctctttctgatttacttcactctgtatttcagactctaggtccatccacctcactacaaataactcagtttcgtttatttttatggctgagtaatattccattgtatatatgtgccacatcttctttatccattcacactgatgtttctttttgtgtgttttgataTATGTAGCTTGTCTTCAtttgcataaaataattttataatttctttgtaaCCACCCACTTCATTTAAACTTTGTGTCCATCTCAGTAGCTGATAAATATTGGTGGGTTTCCTTAAAATCAAATCTCATCCCCTACCATTACTATTCATactgcaaaaacaaaaattcatcacagcattatttctAATGACTGAAAAAGGgaaactaaatatttaataaactgaaCAAACAAATTTGAGCACATCTAGTCAATTAATATTGTGAAGccatcaaaaatattaattatgcgGTGACACAGGGAAAATGTTGTAGACTTACCTAAGTGAAAAAGCAGGTTCTAcgactatatatactatatgatttcaattttataaagtttaaaaatatgtgtaaaaagacaaaagaatattcACCAAAATCTCAGCATTAGTTATCTCTAGGTAGAAGgattacagatttttattttttcccctgcacTCTTTAATACTTTCTAAATTTAATCAATATTACTTTTATaagcagaaaaagatttttaaaaatgcactctCTGACCCAATAATTTTACTTCTATTATTCTTTATGAAGGAAATAATCCAAAACACAGggtaaaaattcataaaaactgAATACAAACAAACTCAGTATTCCCATCCCTGCGAACATATCCAAAGAAGGGGAAAATTTCATGAATGTGGTCATTCAAACTTATCTACtcagttaaaaataatatgtaaataatttcaaTAGGGAAATGGTTaagtatattagaaaataatttgaatgaaTTTTATGCAGCTACTAAAATAATTGAGATTAGAACATaggaaatatgtattaaaaacttTGAGTAAAAAGAATGTTTACTATGATCAACACTATGTAAAACACTGTATATCTTTACATAAATACTGGAAGAGGGAAATTTATGTTGGATGATGGGATTATgggtaatattttacattttattcaagGATCTTATAATTATGTCCTTACAAATAAAATTCAGAGGAGGAGGTAgaatatattgtgtgtgtatgggtgtgtgtgggtgtttgtgtgtgtgtgtgtatacacccacacacacacctctctctATCCTTAATGATAAATAGTAATCAGTAACTTCCAAGAAACAGGTACTCAAATGGCACTCAAGCTTATTTCAAAAGGACGCCATAGTTCTAGTCTTATCTAAAAGTTAGAATTTCAAATCTATTCCTTAATTAACTAAGACCAATTACAAAAAAAACTTACCATTTCAGTGATGAACTCTATGACAAGGTCTTCAAGAATATCTACTGACTCAGTATAAGGATTCTGGTCATCCCCAAACCCATACATCATACACCGTACTGTAAAAAGAACaatcatttttgtttaaacaaacttgaccaatattttttcaaattagaacTAAACCAAGCTATAGAAGATATTGGtataaaagtatatttacattgtaGTTCTTGTCTCCAAGTCTGGATTTTGGTGTAAAGGGTATTAACCACTAGCTCATAACCAACTGTTCTTACCTAGCCTTCCCTAGGTAGGAACTCCCCTTCCCTCCTAGCTACTGAACCCTGATATCAATACTCCTTCCCTAATCTCTATTATCTACTCACCAACAACTCCAGAATACCTTTAAGTAGGAAACTTCGTAGCAGGGAACAGGATGAGTAGCAATGGTTTAGCCTTTACTGGGAGTGTTTTCAGGTGAGGGGGAGGtcttggaaaaaagaaagcaaaatcctTTCTGATACTACCATAAGGAAGAGGACATGAGAGAAAGTGCTCCAATTACCTTCTTATAGGAAGAACAGGTTAAtcaaaaggagaaagcaaagggCTTACTATACAGAATCTTGACATTTTATTCCCTGGATCAAAGCAACTGCCAGCAAAGCCCTTTCAGTCTTCATCTGAAGGAACCatagaaaatgcaaaagagaagaaaggtctacagagtaatgaaaataactgCTAATAGCTAAAACTTATATAGCctttactacatgccaggcactgttgtaagctcatttaatcctcaggacaATCCTCTGAAGTAGAaactactattatccccattctacatagatgagaaaattgaggcatagagtttaagtgatttacccaaggtcacacagatagtgAGATGGAACTTGAATCTGAACCCAGAtgatctggctccagagtctataCTCCTACCCACAACACTTCTTGGTAATTTAGGGCAGATGGGATCCATATGGATTCTTATGCTATAGCCTATAAACTCCCAATCAGTCCATGGACAAGCTTTGAGAAGTCCTGGAACCCTActgaaattatatgtaaaaattttatacattatttgtgtgtgcatttttctgggaagAAGAATCAACTCTTAGCAGATTCTCAAAGGGGTATATAAATACTGAGAAACTCTGTCATATGTTAGAAATGTTTTGCATCTTGATCTGACTGGTGGTTacaagtgtatgtatatatgtaaaattcatcaagctgttcAATGAAGACTAGTGCAATTTATTGTATGtaagttttacatttagaaaaaaggaaagaactccTAGAACACTTCTAAAAGTAGGAATGAGTACATTAAGAATAATTCCTATTTAGGAGAAGCAAAAGCAGGCAGAACTAAGAAGACAGTAGACCAGGCCTgcggaagaaaagaaaggggtgACCTGGAAGCCAGTCTAGGATAGAGAAGTACCCCTAGGGTTTATTCTGGCAAGAGCCTTTAGGTCCAGATACAGGAGGGAGAAAACAAATACAGGagccaatattttctcccctctctcttttttggattctgaaatttttttgttttttttttgttttggtttgtttttttagataatTTCAGACTTAGAGAAGAGTTGCAAAAATAGCACAATGTTCCCGAATCCCTATATCCAGTTTCCCCGtatgttaacatcttacacaaccaaagacatttctcaaaactaagaaattaacactggTACAAATACAGAACTTATTCAGATTGTACCAGTTTTTCCACTAGTGTaccttttctgtttcaggatcccaCAATATTTAGTTGTCATGCCTCCCTAGTTTCCTCTGttctgtgacagttcctcagactttccttgtcttttttttttttttaatttatttttggctgcattgggtcttcgttgctgcgcacgggctttctctagttgtggtgagtggaggTCACTGttcgttgcggtacgcaggcttctcattgcagtcgcttc is part of the Balaenoptera musculus isolate JJ_BM4_2016_0621 chromosome 1, mBalMus1.pri.v3, whole genome shotgun sequence genome and encodes:
- the TAF13 gene encoding transcription initiation factor TFIID subunit 13, which encodes MADEEEDPTFEEENEEIGGGAEGGQGKRKRLFSKELRCMMYGFGDDQNPYTESVDILEDLVIEFITEMTHKAMSIGRQGRVQVEDIVFLIRKDPRKFARVKDLLTMNEELKRARKAFDEANYGS